In the genome of Streptomyces sp. SAI-127, the window ACATGGACGTGGACCTGTCCACCGATCTCAACGCCCTGCTGCCGCTGGTGGCCCCGCTGATCTCGGGCCACTCCGACCTGGCGATCGGCTCCCGGCTCGCCCGCAGCTCCAGGGTCGTACGCGGCCCCAAGCGCGAGTTCATCAGCCGCGCCTACAACCTCATCCTGCGCGGCTCGCTCCAGGCCCGCTTCTCCGACGCGCAGTGCGGCTTCAAGGCCATCCGGCGTGACGTGGCGCAGGTCCTGCTGCCGCTCGTCGAGGACACCGGCTGGTTCTTCGACACCGAGATGCTGGTCATCGCCGAGCGCGCGGGCCTTCGTATCCACGAAGTGCCCGTCGACTGGGTCGACGACCCCGACTCCACCGTGCACATCGTGAAGACGGCGACCGAGGACCTCAAGGGGGTGTGGCGGGTGGGCAAGGCCCTGGCGAGCGGATCGCTGCCGCTGGACCGGATCACCCGGCCGTTCGGCGACGACCCGCGCGACCGCGAGATCCAGGACGTGCCCAAGGGGCTGGCCCGCCAGCTCGTCGGGTTCTGTGTCGTCGGCGGTCTGTCGACCCTCTTCTACCTCGTCCTCTACAGCGCCTTCCGGCAGTTCGGCGGCTCCCAGATCGCCAACGCGCTGGCCCTGCTGGTCTCCGCGGTCGCCAACACCGCCGCCAACCGGCGCCTGACCTTCGGGGTGCGCGGGCGGGGCGGGGCCGTCCGGCACCAGGCGCAGGGCCTGGTCGTCTTCGGTATCGGCCTCGCGCTGACCAGCGGTTCGCTCGCCGCGCTCAACGCGGCCAGCAGCGACCCCGCGCACTCCACCGAGCTGGCGGTGCTGATCGCCGCCAACCTCGCGGCGACCGTGCTGCGCTTCCTGCTCTTCAGGGCCTGGGTCTTCCCCGACCGCGACGACGACCAGCCCCGCTCCACGGTGGTGGCCGGCCACACCCCGTCCTCGCCGACCTACTCCACCCAGCAGCCCTGCGCGCCGCTGCCCCAGCGCCCCACCGCGCACCAGTACGCCACGGCGCCGCCGTCGCCGTACGAGACGACCGAGTTCCGCGCCGGTGAAGCCGCGGAGCAGCGCTCCTGGAGGGACGCCACCGTGCAGTTGCAGCCGGTGCGCCCGACCGACACCGACCCGAGGGACTCCTGATGACCACGCAGACCGACCATCCGACCCAGCAGGGTTCCGGGTGGGGTCGGGCGGCGACGGCCCCCGAGGCGCCGGTCGCTCCCCCGGCCCCCGAGTCCGGTGAACCCAAGCAGCCCCTCGCGCGCAGACTGTGGCGCGGCCGCCCCGAGGACCCGCGCTGGGCTCGCCCGGCCTTCTGGGGCCTGCTGCTCGCCACCGCGGCGCTCTACTTCTACAACCTGAGCGCCTCCGGTTACGCCAACTCCTTCTACTCGGCGGCCGTCCAGGCCGGCACCAAGAGCTGGAAGGCGATGTTCTTCGGCTCGCTGGACGCGGGCAACGCCATCACCGTCGACAAGCCCTCGGCCTTCCTGTGGCCGATGGAGATCGCGGCCAGGATCTTCGGCCTGAACGCGTGGACGATCCTCGGCCCCGAGGTCCTGATGGGCGTCGGCACGGTCGCCGTCGTCTACGCGTCCGTGCGCCGACGGTTCAGCCCCGGGGCCGGTCTGATCGCGGGCGCCGTGCTCGCGCTCACCCCCGTCGCGGCGCTGATGTTCCGGTTCAACAACCCCGACGCCATGCTGGCCCTGCTGATGGCGCTGGCCTGCTACTTCGTCGTCCGGGCCATCGAGGACGGCAAGACGAAGTGGCTGGTGTGGGCGGGGGTCGCGATCGGCTTCGCGTTCCTCGCGAAGACCCTGCAGGCCTTCCTGATCCTGCCGTCGCTGGCGATCGTGTACGCGGTCTGCGCGCCGGTCTCCCTGAAGAAGCGCTTCGGTCAGCTGGCCGCCGCGACCGGTGCCCTGATCGTCTCCGGCGGCTGGTGGGTCGCGATCGTCGAGTTGTGGCCCGCCTCCTCCCGCCCCTACATCGGCGGGTCGCAGAACAACTCCTTCCTCGAGCTGACCTTCGGCTACAACGGCCTCGGCCGTCTGAACGGCGAGGAGACCGGCAGCGTCGGCGGCGGTGGCGGCGCCGGTGGCACCGGTCAGTGGGGCGAGACCGGCTGGGACCGGATGTTCAACTCCGAGATCGGCGGCCAGATCTCGTGGCTGCTGCCGGCCGCGCTGATCCTGCTGGTCGCGGGCCTGGTGGCGACGCGCAAGCTCAAGCGGACGTCGGTGACCCGCGGTTCGTTCCTCGTCTGGGGCGGCTCGCTGCTGATCACCCTGGTGGTCTTCAGCTACATGGCGGGCATCTTCCACCAGTACTACACGATCGCCCTGGCCCCCTACATCGCCGCCGTGGTCGGCATGGGCGCCGGGATCCTGTGGGAGAAGCGCGCCGAGATGTGGGCCTCGCTCACCCTCGCGGCCTCCGTCGTGGCGGGGAGCGCCTGGGGGTACGTCCTCCTCAACCGCACCCCCGACCACCTGCCCTGGCTGAAGTGGCTGGTCCTGACCGGCGGCCTGGTCGCAGCGCTCGGCCTGATCTTCGTGGCCAGGCTCGGCCGGCAGCTCGCGCTCGGTGCCGCGGCCCTGGGCATCGTGGCCGCGCTGGCCGGCCCGACGGCGTACACGCTGAGCACGGTGAACTCCGCGCACACCGGGTCCATCCCGACGGCCGGTCCCGCGGGCGCGAGCATGATGGGCGGCGGTCCCGGTGGCGGCGGGCGCGGCGGCTTCGGCGGCGGCCCGGGCGGCGGGACCCAGAACGGCAACGGCACCACCCAGGGCCAGGGTCAGCAGGGCCAGGGCTTCCCGGGCGGCGGCACGGGCGGTACCGGCGGCTTCGGCGGCGGGATGCCCGGCCAGAACGGCAACACCCAGGGCAACGGCAACACGCAGAACCAGCAGGGCGGCATGCCCGGCGGCACCACGGGTGACGGCGGCGGCATGGGCGGTGGCGGCGGTGTCGGCGGCCTGCTCAACGGCGCGACCGTCTCCGCCGAGGCCAAGAAGCTGCTGAAGGCGGACGCGGACGACTACACCTGGGCGGCGGCCGCGATCGGCGCCCAGAACGCCGCGAGCTACCAGCTGGCCACCGACGAGTCCGTCATGGCGATCGGCGGCTTCAACGGCACGGACCCGTCCCCGACCCTGGCCCAGTTCAAGGAGTACGTGGCGGACGGAAAGATCCACTACTTCATCTCCAGCGGCTCGGGCGGCGGCATGGGCGGCAGCAGCAGCGGTACGTCCGCGCAGATCACCTCGTGGGTCGAGGCCAACTTCAAGAAGGTGACGGTCGGTTCGGCCACCTTCTACGACCTCACCCAGAAGGCGAGCGGCTGACGCAGGACCCGAACAGGGCTGAGGGGCGGCGACCCACACGGTCGCCGCCCCTCAGCCCTGTCCGCGGCCGGGAAAGTTTGTTGTACAGCGTATGGGAACTGTTCTACGGTGTACGGCATGTCCGCTCCCGCACCCGCTCTCGTCGCCGTCTCCCAGGGCCATCCCCAGCGCTGGCTGATACTCGGCGTCATCTGTCTCGCGCAGCTGACGGTGTTGCTCGACAACACCGTCCTGAACGTCGCGATCCCCTCGCTCACCCGCGAACTGGGCGCGGCCACCTCCGACATCCAGTGGATGATCAACGCGTACTCGCTGGTGCAGTCCGGTCTGCTGCTCACCGCGGGCAGCGCCGCCGACCGCTACGGCCGCAAGAAGCTGCTGATGGCGGGCCTGGCCCTGTTCGGCGTCGGCTCCCTGGTGGCCGGTCTGGCCACCACCAGCGAACAGCTGATCGCGGCCCGCGCCGGCATGGGCGTCGGCGGCGCGCTCCTCATCACCACCACCCTCGCCGTCGTGGTCCAGATCTTCGACGACGGCGAACGCGTGAAGGCGATCGGCCTCTGGTCGACGGTCAACTCGCTCGGTTTCGCCGTAGGACCGC includes:
- a CDS encoding bifunctional glycosyltransferase family 2/GtrA family protein, with product MRSDSSPGTLPAREHLPAGDAGTPVLDVVIPVYNEEKDLQPCVLRLHEHLKRTFPYAFRITIADNASTDTTPLVSQRLEAEISEVKAFRLEQKGRGRALRTVWSASDAPILAYMDVDLSTDLNALLPLVAPLISGHSDLAIGSRLARSSRVVRGPKREFISRAYNLILRGSLQARFSDAQCGFKAIRRDVAQVLLPLVEDTGWFFDTEMLVIAERAGLRIHEVPVDWVDDPDSTVHIVKTATEDLKGVWRVGKALASGSLPLDRITRPFGDDPRDREIQDVPKGLARQLVGFCVVGGLSTLFYLVLYSAFRQFGGSQIANALALLVSAVANTAANRRLTFGVRGRGGAVRHQAQGLVVFGIGLALTSGSLAALNAASSDPAHSTELAVLIAANLAATVLRFLLFRAWVFPDRDDDQPRSTVVAGHTPSSPTYSTQQPCAPLPQRPTAHQYATAPPSPYETTEFRAGEAAEQRSWRDATVQLQPVRPTDTDPRDS
- a CDS encoding glycosyltransferase family 39 protein; the protein is MTTQTDHPTQQGSGWGRAATAPEAPVAPPAPESGEPKQPLARRLWRGRPEDPRWARPAFWGLLLATAALYFYNLSASGYANSFYSAAVQAGTKSWKAMFFGSLDAGNAITVDKPSAFLWPMEIAARIFGLNAWTILGPEVLMGVGTVAVVYASVRRRFSPGAGLIAGAVLALTPVAALMFRFNNPDAMLALLMALACYFVVRAIEDGKTKWLVWAGVAIGFAFLAKTLQAFLILPSLAIVYAVCAPVSLKKRFGQLAAATGALIVSGGWWVAIVELWPASSRPYIGGSQNNSFLELTFGYNGLGRLNGEETGSVGGGGGAGGTGQWGETGWDRMFNSEIGGQISWLLPAALILLVAGLVATRKLKRTSVTRGSFLVWGGSLLITLVVFSYMAGIFHQYYTIALAPYIAAVVGMGAGILWEKRAEMWASLTLAASVVAGSAWGYVLLNRTPDHLPWLKWLVLTGGLVAALGLIFVARLGRQLALGAAALGIVAALAGPTAYTLSTVNSAHTGSIPTAGPAGASMMGGGPGGGGRGGFGGGPGGGTQNGNGTTQGQGQQGQGFPGGGTGGTGGFGGGMPGQNGNTQGNGNTQNQQGGMPGGTTGDGGGMGGGGGVGGLLNGATVSAEAKKLLKADADDYTWAAAAIGAQNAASYQLATDESVMAIGGFNGTDPSPTLAQFKEYVADGKIHYFISSGSGGGMGGSSSGTSAQITSWVEANFKKVTVGSATFYDLTQKASG